One window of Dyadobacter sandarakinus genomic DNA carries:
- a CDS encoding SOS response-associated peptidase: MPDCSQWSLLLTCRKYANHNRCLVLCTGFFEPHYPDLNNKKNYESWYIKPLEKKFFAMGGIYSTWKGMNTFAIVTQDASPLLGAIHNDGKRQPLILKGDAALSWMIPGLNENEIMDLTYFQYPDDKLSAYRVIDGVYSNQIDTNLPQVLDPYRYPLKKAA; encoded by the coding sequence TTGCCAGATTGCAGTCAATGGTCACTTCTTTTAACATGCCGGAAGTATGCGAATCACAATCGCTGCCTGGTGCTCTGTACGGGATTTTTCGAGCCTCACTATCCGGATTTGAACAACAAGAAGAATTATGAATCCTGGTACATCAAACCATTGGAAAAAAAGTTTTTCGCTATGGGGGGGATCTACTCGACCTGGAAGGGTATGAATACTTTTGCCATTGTCACGCAGGACGCGAGTCCTTTGCTCGGAGCGATACATAACGATGGGAAGCGACAGCCACTGATTTTGAAAGGTGACGCTGCACTGTCCTGGATGATTCCCGGTTTGAATGAAAATGAGATTATGGATTTGACATATTTTCAGTATCCTGATGATAAGCTTTCGGCCTATCGGGTGATTGATGGAGTTTACAGCAACCAGATAGATACTAATTTGCCTCAGGTGTTAGATCCGTACCGATATCCACTAAAAAAGGCTGCTTGA
- a CDS encoding DUF6660 family protein, with translation MRLALYILAFYTVVLSCIPCQDEVLRVSYEQTTTTLNTNADHQDQGIVDLCSPFCICACCAGITLQDPVMSLPEVASTAFFSDPDFTYAARNDGGEMKSIWQPPRI, from the coding sequence ATGAGATTAGCTCTTTACATATTAGCTTTTTACACGGTAGTACTTTCCTGCATTCCATGCCAGGACGAAGTATTGCGTGTCTCATATGAGCAAACTACGACTACCCTCAATACCAATGCCGATCATCAGGATCAGGGCATTGTTGACCTTTGCTCCCCATTTTGTATTTGTGCATGCTGTGCTGGCATAACGCTCCAAGATCCGGTTATGTCTTTGCCGGAAGTAGCATCTACTGCTTTTTTTAGTGACCCGGATTTTACCTACGCCGCTCGCAATGATGGCGGTGAGATGAAATCGATCTGGCAACCTCCCAGGATTTAG
- a CDS encoding site-specific integrase, with the protein MLSKSFTLLFYLKKRNNYVKGGLPIYMRLTIDGQRIEISTKRDCEPEKWNSIAGRKNGVKEDVKLLNAYLDTLQSKVYEVHRQLIESGRQITAESVKNLLVGNTVKPRMILEIFQEHNEKMAKLVGLDYAPGTLERYKTSFEHTRDFIKYKYKVTDLAIEKLDYEFIADYEFWMKTVRKCSHNTTMKYLSNFKKIVLLCIKRGWIARDPFHAYKMTKHEVDRQALTATELQLIANRDFGQGRLDQVRDIFLFCCYTGLAYADVHKLKRSEIVEGGDGEKWVVIKRQKTDSPSRIPLLPQALSIVSEYDEHPQCVNQDRVLPVLSNQKMNSYLKEISDLCGIAKPVTFHLARHTFATTVTLTNGVPIESVSKMLGHRNIKTTQLYAKIVDKKIGDDMRKLKEVLADTHI; encoded by the coding sequence ATGTTATCAAAAAGCTTCACGTTGCTGTTTTACCTTAAGAAACGCAACAACTATGTCAAAGGAGGATTGCCAATCTATATGAGATTGACGATTGATGGTCAACGGATTGAAATCAGTACCAAAAGGGACTGTGAACCCGAAAAATGGAATTCCATCGCTGGGAGGAAGAATGGAGTCAAGGAAGATGTCAAACTTCTAAACGCCTATTTGGACACCCTACAATCGAAAGTTTACGAAGTCCACAGACAATTAATTGAGTCTGGTCGACAAATTACCGCTGAGTCGGTAAAAAATTTGCTTGTCGGCAATACTGTTAAGCCAAGGATGATCTTGGAGATTTTTCAGGAGCACAATGAGAAGATGGCCAAACTTGTGGGGCTAGATTATGCTCCCGGGACTCTCGAAAGGTATAAAACCTCGTTTGAGCATACGCGTGACTTTATCAAATACAAATATAAAGTTACTGACCTCGCCATCGAAAAATTAGACTATGAGTTCATAGCTGATTACGAATTCTGGATGAAGACAGTGAGAAAATGCAGCCACAATACGACGATGAAATATTTGTCAAATTTCAAGAAAATCGTTCTGCTATGTATAAAAAGAGGATGGATTGCACGGGATCCATTTCATGCCTACAAAATGACCAAGCACGAAGTTGACCGACAGGCTTTGACGGCCACAGAATTACAATTGATAGCCAACCGTGATTTTGGGCAGGGGCGGTTGGATCAGGTGAGGGATATTTTCTTGTTTTGCTGCTATACGGGATTGGCGTACGCAGATGTACATAAGTTGAAACGATCGGAGATTGTAGAAGGCGGTGATGGCGAAAAATGGGTAGTCATTAAACGACAAAAAACAGATTCTCCTTCGAGAATACCACTTTTGCCTCAGGCTTTGTCGATAGTCTCAGAATATGATGAGCATCCTCAATGTGTTAATCAAGACAGGGTCTTACCCGTTCTATCAAACCAAAAGATGAACTCATATCTAAAAGAAATTTCTGATTTGTGCGGTATTGCGAAACCGGTCACATTTCATCTTGCGAGGCATACATTTGCCACGACTGTAACTTTGACAAACGGCGTTCCGATCGAGAGTGTTTCGAAAATGTTAGGACATCGAAATATTAAGACCACACAGCTTTATGCCAAGATCGTTGACAAGAAAATTGGTGATGATATGAGAAAGCTAAAAGAGGTACTGGCGGATACGCATATTTGA
- the traJ gene encoding conjugative transposon protein TraJ — MNAFKRAALIAVLATALPQLSFAQGFPEQINGLHSVLDKLYDEMMPMCAKLISVGRGIAGFAAIWYIASRIWRHLANAEPIDFYPLFRPFVIGFAILIFPSVLAMINGVMSPVVRATSAMVEGSNEAITLLLKKKEEAIMKTNAWQMYVGATGNGDRDKWYKYTHGNEDPSGEGIMASVGNDIKFSMAKASYNFRNSIKEWMSEILRLLFEAAALCINTLRTFQLIVLAIVGPIAFGISVFDGFQHTLTGWIARYINIFLWLPVANIFGAIIGKIQEMMLTLDISQVEGSGETFFSSTDMAYLIFLVIGIVGYFAVPATANFIIQAGGGNPFLYKITTLFSQTATGFGNRAFPASGGFGSLPRNTAIPKSQNQ, encoded by the coding sequence ATGAATGCATTTAAAAGAGCCGCTTTGATAGCGGTGTTAGCTACCGCTTTGCCCCAACTTTCCTTTGCGCAAGGTTTTCCGGAACAGATCAACGGCCTGCATAGTGTGCTTGACAAACTCTACGACGAGATGATGCCCATGTGTGCGAAGTTGATTAGCGTCGGACGCGGTATCGCTGGCTTTGCAGCAATATGGTATATCGCCTCACGGATCTGGCGGCACCTGGCTAACGCGGAGCCGATTGACTTCTATCCGCTTTTCAGGCCATTTGTAATAGGCTTTGCTATCCTAATTTTTCCGTCAGTTCTGGCCATGATCAACGGCGTCATGTCTCCAGTCGTCCGAGCTACGTCTGCGATGGTCGAAGGATCGAACGAGGCAATCACTTTGCTGTTGAAGAAGAAAGAAGAGGCGATTATGAAGACTAATGCCTGGCAAATGTATGTCGGCGCAACTGGGAATGGCGATCGGGACAAATGGTACAAGTACACGCATGGAAATGAAGATCCATCTGGTGAAGGCATCATGGCAAGTGTTGGCAATGACATCAAGTTTTCAATGGCCAAGGCATCCTACAATTTCCGGAATTCCATCAAAGAATGGATGAGCGAAATACTCAGGCTGCTATTTGAAGCGGCGGCACTTTGTATCAACACGCTCCGCACATTTCAATTGATCGTCCTTGCCATTGTTGGCCCGATTGCATTTGGGATTTCAGTTTTCGATGGTTTCCAACACACGCTCACTGGTTGGATAGCCCGCTACATTAATATCTTTTTGTGGCTACCTGTCGCCAACATTTTCGGCGCAATCATTGGCAAGATTCAGGAGATGATGCTTACCCTGGATATAAGCCAGGTAGAAGGCTCGGGCGAAACTTTCTTTAGCTCCACAGATATGGCTTACCTGATCTTCTTGGTCATTGGCATCGTGGGGTACTTCGCAGTGCCAGCGACGGCCAACTTCATCATTCAGGCGGGAGGTGGTAATCCATTCCTTTACAAAATTACGACCCTTTTTTCGCAAACCGCCACTGGCTTTGGCAACCGGGCCTTTCCAGCGAGTGGTGGCTTTGGCTCACTACCGAGAAACACAGCGATACCAAAATCTCAAAACCAATAA
- a CDS encoding helix-turn-helix domain-containing protein has translation MNIEVITKEDLQVLRRELLEDLKQFLSSSKQEPKKWLRSADVRKMLNISPGTLQNLRINGQLKPSKIGGSFYYAFQDIQLLMLGDTKRTK, from the coding sequence ATGAATATTGAGGTAATAACCAAGGAAGACTTGCAAGTCCTACGGAGAGAACTGCTTGAAGATCTAAAGCAATTTCTGTCCAGCTCAAAACAAGAACCTAAAAAATGGCTACGGAGCGCTGATGTGAGGAAAATGCTGAACATCTCGCCTGGTACGCTACAAAATCTGAGAATAAACGGACAACTAAAACCTAGCAAGATCGGTGGATCATTTTATTATGCATTTCAAGACATCCAATTATTGATGCTGGGTGATACAAAACGAACAAAGTGA
- a CDS encoding TerB family tellurite resistance protein gives MLISLNRASAQTPEVTQLILNIQKLNQLRKILKELKAGYDILFKGYTTIKDISKGNFKLHEAFLDGLLEVSPAVKRYKRIAEIIDFQLKLVSEYRAAFGHFQSGKYFNKDELDYMERVYARLINQSLKNLDALTMVVTAKKMRMSDDERLSAIDKIHEEMQDKLVFLRHFNSTAATLGMQRAKVSVEVESSAQLNGIQL, from the coding sequence ATGCTTATTTCCCTAAATCGAGCATCAGCCCAGACACCGGAAGTCACTCAGCTAATTCTGAATATCCAGAAGCTAAACCAACTTCGGAAAATCCTGAAAGAGCTGAAAGCGGGTTATGATATTCTCTTCAAAGGTTACACAACGATCAAGGATATTTCGAAAGGGAACTTCAAGTTGCACGAAGCCTTTCTGGACGGATTACTGGAAGTGAGCCCAGCCGTAAAACGCTACAAAAGGATTGCCGAGATCATCGACTTTCAACTAAAACTGGTCTCCGAATATAGGGCAGCGTTCGGCCATTTTCAATCTGGGAAATACTTCAACAAGGATGAACTTGATTATATGGAGCGTGTCTATGCCCGGTTAATCAACCAAAGTTTGAAAAATCTGGATGCTCTAACTATGGTCGTGACAGCCAAGAAAATGAGAATGTCTGACGATGAACGTCTGTCAGCCATTGACAAAATCCACGAAGAAATGCAGGACAAGCTTGTCTTCCTGCGTCACTTCAATTCCACCGCGGCAACACTTGGCATGCAACGTGCCAAAGTTTCGGTTGAAGTTGAATCGAGCGCACAGTTAAACGGCATCCAGCTCTAA
- a CDS encoding HEPN domain-containing protein produces MKTSLFHLPQNKQDQLRALTQIVLDKVAAEMIILFGSYARGDWVEDYQEKYEYVSDFDILIVTKDKNSAKQVKKSRELEEELMANEEITRTSIIYHSIGFVNDKIERNYYFFVDILKEGVMLFDSGKFTLSEPKDLNPTQRVEKSTEEFEHWFKSALHFLEAYEIFVTKGETDVDYYKISAFQLHQATERFYAAILLVFTDYKPRIHDIEILGNQVVKQHAELASVFPMYTEEEKRLFLLLKKAYIDARYNRNYKIEKSELEFLGSRVALLRDLTERICRERIRLLGPEFYPKS; encoded by the coding sequence ATGAAGACCTCCCTCTTTCATCTACCACAAAACAAACAAGACCAGTTAAGAGCGCTAACCCAAATTGTACTCGACAAAGTCGCGGCTGAAATGATCATTCTATTCGGCAGCTATGCCCGTGGTGACTGGGTCGAGGATTATCAGGAGAAATACGAGTATGTAAGCGACTTCGACATTCTGATTGTCACCAAAGACAAAAATTCAGCGAAGCAAGTCAAGAAATCGCGGGAGCTGGAAGAGGAACTGATGGCCAATGAAGAAATCACGAGAACGAGCATCATATATCACAGCATTGGTTTTGTAAACGACAAGATCGAGCGGAATTACTACTTCTTTGTCGATATTCTGAAAGAAGGTGTCATGCTTTTCGATTCTGGAAAATTCACCTTATCTGAGCCAAAAGATCTTAATCCGACTCAACGAGTTGAAAAATCGACTGAGGAATTTGAGCATTGGTTCAAATCTGCTTTACACTTTTTAGAAGCTTACGAGATTTTCGTTACAAAGGGTGAGACTGATGTAGACTATTATAAAATCTCAGCATTTCAACTTCATCAAGCCACTGAAAGATTTTATGCAGCGATTTTGCTCGTCTTCACCGACTACAAGCCAAGAATCCATGACATTGAGATACTGGGAAATCAGGTCGTTAAGCAACACGCCGAGCTCGCGAGTGTCTTTCCAATGTATACCGAGGAGGAGAAGCGGCTGTTTTTGCTTCTCAAAAAGGCGTATATAGATGCGAGGTATAACCGGAATTACAAGATTGAGAAGTCGGAGTTGGAGTTTTTGGGGAGTCGGGTGGCTTTGTTGAGAGATTTGACGGAGCGGATTTGTCGAGAGCGGATTCGGCTTCTTGGTCCCGAGTTTTACCCAAAATCTTAA
- the traM gene encoding conjugative transposon protein TraM, which produces MHQKAYTRKFLQQRKFYTFLPLIVLPFLTIFFWMLIRKNNGTAAQGNDQKGLILKLPEAFLKDDKDLNKLGYYKKAAEDSARLRDLIEKDPYYQDTLLASKTGPLGVPLKDLDGPGKGRRASGQSAQTDSSEKPDQQVHKKLKELDKVLSQTSNPKFDSQSDKLSESEKKNLSPEMMRLEQMMAGLELEEPTTEEDPEITELSGMLDKIMQIQNPALAEEKLKVQSLANAKQVFPVIAAGENVNYTVLTSAQPDSDSLQNSVTSVTGFYSLDDQQSVAVTQNAIEAVIDQNQTLVTGATIKLRLATDVFIAGNRVLAGSFLYGKVSLNQERLRVNIESIRLNNTLLPVDLSVYDMDGIEGIYIPGALSRDVGKQSSDRAIQSVNIPIIDPSIGAQAASAGIEAAKTFLGRKTKLIQVGVKAGYKVLLKDTNAKSI; this is translated from the coding sequence ATGCACCAAAAAGCATACACCCGTAAGTTTTTGCAGCAGCGCAAATTTTACACCTTCCTACCGCTAATCGTTTTGCCTTTTTTAACAATCTTTTTTTGGATGCTGATTCGCAAAAATAATGGGACAGCAGCCCAGGGTAACGATCAAAAAGGGTTGATCCTGAAATTGCCGGAAGCATTTTTAAAGGATGACAAAGATTTAAATAAGCTGGGTTATTACAAGAAAGCCGCCGAGGATTCGGCACGTCTTCGCGATCTCATCGAGAAGGATCCGTATTACCAGGATACTTTACTTGCTTCCAAGACTGGACCGCTAGGAGTACCATTAAAAGATTTGGACGGGCCAGGTAAAGGGCGCAGAGCTTCTGGACAGTCTGCTCAGACGGACAGCTCCGAAAAACCAGACCAACAGGTGCATAAAAAGCTAAAAGAGCTTGACAAAGTTCTTTCGCAAACCAGTAACCCGAAATTTGATTCACAATCAGACAAGCTATCGGAAAGCGAAAAGAAAAACCTAAGCCCTGAAATGATGCGCTTGGAGCAGATGATGGCAGGATTAGAATTGGAAGAGCCGACAACGGAAGAAGATCCGGAAATAACTGAGCTCAGTGGGATGCTTGACAAAATCATGCAAATTCAGAATCCGGCCTTGGCTGAGGAAAAGTTAAAAGTGCAATCATTGGCAAATGCAAAGCAAGTTTTTCCAGTGATTGCTGCTGGCGAAAATGTCAATTACACAGTGCTGACGAGCGCACAACCAGATTCGGATTCTTTACAGAACAGTGTCACCTCAGTGACCGGCTTTTATTCTCTTGATGACCAACAGTCAGTTGCCGTAACTCAGAATGCGATTGAAGCTGTCATTGATCAAAATCAGACTTTGGTAACCGGCGCAACGATCAAGCTTAGATTGGCTACCGATGTTTTCATTGCGGGCAATCGTGTGCTGGCAGGAAGCTTTCTGTATGGAAAGGTCAGTTTAAACCAAGAGCGGTTGCGGGTTAACATCGAGTCGATCAGGTTGAACAATACCCTGTTACCAGTTGATTTGTCGGTTTACGATATGGACGGCATTGAGGGCATCTACATTCCGGGCGCACTCTCAAGAGATGTCGGCAAGCAATCATCTGACCGCGCTATCCAAAGCGTAAATATTCCAATCATTGATCCATCAATCGGTGCCCAGGCTGCCAGCGCCGGGATTGAAGCGGCGAAAACATTCTTGGGCAGGAAAACCAAACTCATACAAGTTGGTGTGAAAGCTGGTTACAAGGTGCTCCTCAAAGACACTAACGCGAAGTCAATCTAA
- the tilS gene encoding tRNA lysidine(34) synthetase TilS, whose protein sequence is MLDSFLTFINQYAISLRGQRCLLTVSGGIDSVVLANLFYKSGIQSVVAHCNFGLRGEESEGDELFVQELSAQYGFSFYVKHFEIKSYAKSEGISTQMAARTLRYAWFESLRQELALDWIVTGHHLDDVLETTLLNLTRGTGIAGLPGIAPVHGALLRPLINSSREEIMQYALENKLVWRNDSSNDSDAYHRNKIRHHVVPVMKGVNPSLQSTFLQTANRLRSATALIKELLEAWKTAAVRIEKGKIKISIYQLTTASENVYRLWWVLNEVGFTYVQSQQIISSLEFSGKTFISQSHILLVDRDDLIVKKKENSSQTLEVHINDVEAEYLAGKWSISIKRQENPAGEIGRTSHTLYIPWNKLIFPLHVRRWKEGDRFAPLGMGGKTKKVSDLLTDMKVDRFAKEEVFVLVNGNADIMWIMGFRSDERYKMSEQTSEAAVIRILEHTSNF, encoded by the coding sequence ATGCTGGATTCATTTTTAACTTTTATTAACCAATATGCTATCAGCCTTCGGGGACAACGTTGCCTGCTTACTGTCAGCGGCGGAATAGACTCTGTTGTGCTGGCGAATTTATTCTACAAATCGGGAATTCAAAGCGTAGTAGCGCATTGCAATTTTGGATTGAGGGGGGAGGAGTCGGAGGGGGACGAATTGTTTGTTCAGGAGCTTTCCGCGCAGTATGGTTTTTCGTTTTATGTAAAACATTTTGAAATTAAATCCTATGCCAAGTCGGAAGGTATAAGCACCCAGATGGCGGCACGTACACTCAGGTACGCATGGTTTGAAAGTCTTCGGCAGGAGCTGGCTTTGGACTGGATTGTGACAGGGCACCATTTGGACGATGTCCTTGAAACAACGCTTTTGAATCTTACGAGAGGGACGGGGATAGCGGGACTGCCGGGGATTGCGCCCGTTCATGGCGCGCTGCTAAGGCCATTGATCAATAGTTCGCGCGAGGAGATCATGCAATATGCATTGGAAAACAAACTTGTATGGCGAAACGACAGCTCGAATGATTCGGATGCATATCATCGTAATAAAATCCGCCACCATGTAGTACCGGTAATGAAAGGTGTCAATCCGTCATTGCAATCAACCTTTCTGCAGACGGCCAATCGTCTCCGCTCAGCGACTGCATTGATAAAGGAATTACTGGAAGCATGGAAAACAGCAGCGGTGCGGATAGAGAAGGGCAAAATAAAGATCTCCATATACCAACTTACAACAGCCAGTGAAAACGTATATAGACTATGGTGGGTTTTAAACGAAGTGGGTTTCACCTACGTCCAATCACAACAAATTATCAGCAGTCTTGAATTTTCCGGCAAAACCTTCATATCGCAATCGCATATACTGCTGGTAGACCGCGACGATCTGATCGTTAAGAAAAAAGAAAATTCTTCTCAGACATTGGAAGTGCACATCAATGACGTGGAGGCTGAGTACTTAGCAGGAAAATGGAGCATTTCCATTAAAAGACAGGAGAACCCGGCCGGCGAGATCGGGCGGACGAGCCATACCCTGTACATTCCCTGGAACAAGCTGATATTTCCGCTTCATGTACGTCGGTGGAAAGAGGGTGACCGGTTTGCGCCGCTGGGGATGGGCGGTAAGACGAAGAAGGTAAGTGACCTGCTGACCGATATGAAAGTGGACCGGTTTGCCAAGGAAGAGGTGTTTGTTTTGGTAAATGGAAATGCTGATATCATGTGGATAATGGGGTTTCGTTCCGATGAACGCTACAAAATGTCGGAGCAAACCAGTGAAGCGGCGGTAATCCGTATTTTGGAACATACTTCAAATTTTTAG
- the traN gene encoding conjugative transposon protein TraN, with protein sequence MRIFLLCQLLLCPFFQMQGFCQVNGTSVIDPFPLEVTTTKTTHLIFPFGIKTVDRGSRDIIAQKATGVENILQVKAAKVDFDTTNLTVITTDGKLFSFLVGYADQPLSLNIRINSAAVDVATFGNGDLNDARVAQSALLAQRNPAHNVSVKDRSSQSELVLSSIFVDDDLLLYRIELSNNSALKYEIENLRFFVRDKKYRKRTAIQETGITLLHILGDTSAVSPQTSQTFVFVLPKMTIPNKKYLAVQVQEKNGGRHMTLKVRNRHLLKALPIRQ encoded by the coding sequence ATGAGAATTTTTCTTCTGTGCCAGCTACTGCTTTGCCCGTTCTTTCAGATGCAAGGCTTCTGCCAGGTTAATGGAACCAGCGTCATTGATCCCTTCCCACTGGAAGTGACGACAACTAAGACCACCCATCTGATCTTTCCATTCGGGATCAAAACCGTAGACCGGGGAAGCCGCGACATTATCGCTCAAAAGGCGACTGGAGTCGAGAATATATTGCAAGTAAAAGCTGCGAAAGTTGATTTCGATACGACCAACTTGACAGTTATCACAACCGATGGAAAGCTGTTTTCATTTTTGGTTGGCTATGCGGATCAGCCGTTATCGCTGAACATTCGAATCAATAGTGCCGCTGTCGATGTTGCAACCTTTGGAAATGGAGATCTCAATGATGCCAGGGTAGCTCAGTCAGCACTTTTAGCACAGCGCAATCCAGCGCATAATGTTTCCGTCAAAGACAGATCGTCGCAGTCAGAACTAGTACTGTCAAGCATTTTTGTCGATGACGATTTGCTACTATACAGAATTGAGCTTTCTAATAACTCTGCATTAAAATACGAGATTGAAAACCTGAGGTTTTTCGTCAGGGACAAAAAGTACCGCAAACGAACGGCGATCCAAGAAACTGGGATAACCCTGCTTCATATTCTTGGTGATACCAGTGCTGTCTCACCTCAAACGTCGCAAACTTTCGTCTTCGTTCTTCCTAAAATGACTATCCCAAACAAAAAATACCTGGCCGTCCAGGTCCAGGAAAAAAATGGGGGTAGACACATGACCCTGAAGGTCAGAAACCGACACCTTCTTAAAGCCCTTCCAATCCGTCAATAA
- a CDS encoding DUF932 domain-containing protein, which yields MAHNISFNENTDRYSFFSVKEKAWHGLGEIVNQYPNSREAIVHAGLDYQVEKTKLFTERLLKNEGQDMPVVSVPGYFATMRTDNNAVLGVVGKDYQIVQNRDAFTFFDSIIGSDGIMYETAGALGKGERIFITAKLPGYIKVGNDDLIEKYLFLTTSHDGSGSITAAFTPIRIVCANTLNAAMKNMTNVVKIRHTSNAAERLRTAHKVMGIASRFSDEIGETFNQWVKRPIADPQLKKLIEIAMAPNKEVLGNLKDGKVNALSTQFLNIVEDVYEYALSNPTQQLPTTMGTLFGAYNAVTGYFQNVRKFQDEETKLKSIILGGTAQLRAQAAFNICAEFARVGSAALSLN from the coding sequence ATGGCTCACAACATCAGTTTCAACGAAAACACCGACAGATATAGCTTTTTTTCTGTCAAAGAAAAAGCCTGGCACGGGCTCGGAGAAATAGTCAATCAGTACCCTAACAGCCGAGAGGCTATCGTTCATGCCGGATTAGATTACCAAGTTGAAAAGACCAAGCTTTTTACCGAAAGGCTCCTTAAAAATGAAGGACAAGATATGCCTGTAGTTTCAGTCCCCGGCTACTTCGCGACAATGCGGACGGATAACAATGCTGTTCTTGGAGTAGTAGGTAAGGACTATCAAATTGTTCAAAACCGCGACGCATTCACTTTTTTCGATAGCATTATTGGCAGCGATGGCATCATGTATGAAACAGCCGGGGCGTTGGGCAAAGGCGAGCGAATTTTCATTACTGCTAAACTGCCTGGATATATCAAGGTCGGTAATGACGATTTGATTGAAAAATATTTGTTCCTGACAACTTCCCACGACGGTAGCGGAAGTATTACAGCTGCATTTACGCCTATTCGCATTGTCTGCGCAAACACATTAAATGCGGCTATGAAAAATATGACCAATGTTGTCAAAATCAGGCACACTAGCAACGCTGCTGAACGGTTGAGAACGGCACATAAAGTGATGGGCATAGCGAGCCGGTTTAGTGACGAAATTGGCGAAACTTTCAATCAATGGGTAAAAAGGCCAATCGCTGATCCGCAGCTTAAAAAGCTGATTGAGATTGCTATGGCACCTAATAAGGAAGTGTTGGGAAATTTGAAAGATGGGAAAGTAAATGCTCTCTCAACCCAATTTTTAAATATTGTCGAGGATGTTTATGAATATGCCCTTTCTAATCCAACCCAGCAATTGCCCACCACGATGGGTACCCTGTTCGGTGCATACAATGCTGTTACTGGCTATTTTCAGAATGTCAGAAAGTTTCAAGACGAGGAAACAAAACTAAAATCGATAATACTCGGCGGCACTGCCCAGCTCCGTGCACAAGCTGCCTTCAACATTTGCGCCGAATTTGCTCGTGTTGGGTCAGCGGCCCTTAGTCTCAATTAG
- the traK gene encoding conjugative transposon protein TraK, whose amino-acid sequence MFTKAKNLETAFRHVRSFTLLVIIGCIGFCCFAIYKSYQLVDETQDKVYILASGKVLDAYASERKENIPVEARDHVATFHRFFFTLDPDDKVIQSNLVKALYLADGSAKAQYENLKESGFYSSIISGNISQQISVDTVEVKTNDYPYRFHCVASQRIIRSTSIVTRRLVTEGFLRTVSRSDNNPHGFLIERWTTLENKDINVQNR is encoded by the coding sequence ATGTTTACGAAAGCCAAAAATTTGGAAACCGCATTCCGACATGTGCGCAGCTTTACATTGCTTGTGATCATCGGCTGTATAGGTTTCTGCTGCTTCGCCATCTATAAAAGCTATCAGCTCGTGGATGAAACGCAGGACAAAGTGTACATCCTGGCAAGCGGAAAAGTGCTCGATGCTTATGCCTCAGAGCGAAAGGAGAACATTCCGGTCGAAGCCCGCGATCATGTTGCCACTTTTCACCGCTTCTTCTTTACACTCGACCCTGATGACAAAGTGATCCAGTCTAACCTGGTCAAAGCACTGTATCTGGCCGATGGATCTGCGAAAGCCCAGTATGAAAACCTGAAAGAGTCAGGGTTCTATTCCAGCATTATTTCCGGAAATATCAGTCAGCAGATCAGCGTGGACACAGTCGAAGTTAAAACGAACGATTATCCATACCGCTTTCACTGCGTAGCATCCCAGCGAATCATCCGATCAACCAGCATTGTCACCCGAAGGCTAGTGACAGAAGGATTTCTCAGAACCGTATCCCGTAGCGACAATAACCCTCACGGGTTTCTGATCGAACGCTGGACAACACTTGAAAACAAAGACATCAATGTACAAAACAGGTAA